From Cannabis sativa cultivar Pink pepper isolate KNU-18-1 chromosome 8, ASM2916894v1, whole genome shotgun sequence, a single genomic window includes:
- the LOC115701001 gene encoding heavy metal-associated isoprenylated plant protein 16 codes for MKLNVVIKVALDDKKSRTKAIKTAVGVDGVTQATLQNEKNQIEVTGEDIDVVLLTTLLRKSLKYAEVVSGSPIDKKKEEEKKNNNEVVGQLIWHPYVTTASYYQMPDPGYVSYHHDQPSSCSLM; via the exons ATGAAG CTAAATGTGGTGATCAAGGTGGCACTGGACGACAAGAAGTCCCGCACCAAAGCCATTAAGACTGCAGTCGGAGTTGATG GAGTAACACAGGCAACACTTCAGAATGAGAagaaccaaatagaagtaacgGGAGAAGATATCGATGTGGTTTTGCTGACCACTCTGCTACGGAAGAGCTTGAAATATGCGGAAGTGGTGAGCGGGAGTCCCATTGATAAgaaaaaggaagaagagaagaagaataaTAATGAAGTAGTTGGTCAACTGATTTGGCATCCTTACGTGACCACAGCGTCGTATTACCAGATGCCTGATCCTGGATACGTCTCCTACCACCACGACCAACCCTCCTCTtgttcccttatgtaa